In Streptomyces sp. NBC_00448, the following are encoded in one genomic region:
- a CDS encoding DUF397 domain-containing protein, giving the protein MTSDHIIATASTLTGWRKSSYSGPDQGSCLEVVDGMPGVVPVRDSKDPDGPALVFPADVWSAFVRSVRTGELPSL; this is encoded by the coding sequence ATGACCTCTGACCACATAATCGCAACGGCCTCGACGCTCACCGGATGGCGCAAGAGCAGCTACAGCGGCCCCGATCAGGGCAGCTGCCTTGAAGTCGTCGACGGCATGCCCGGAGTGGTTCCGGTTCGGGACTCGAAGGACCCTGACGGCCCCGCGCTCGTCTTTCCCGCGGACGTCTGGAGCGCGTTCGTGCGCAGCGTCCGGACGGGGGAGCTTCCCTCGCTGTAG
- a CDS encoding helix-turn-helix domain-containing protein has product MEETPGPLWSHPQLATAIASEDWGAVFRTYRKLTGLSQTKLGERTGLAQSDVSDIERGRRRVTSAEVRQRIVVGLGLRDRFQALGAEADSGSGPVPGLSLGSAPNEDLLARVTGVVDGDQRVDAATLDWLDRLLAEHRRAEDHIGSRPLVDVMHQQLRTVVELYAGARGPLTDRVVRLAAEHAQFLAWMAQDQDDPITALAWYDRSHEWALEAGDANMAATTLNMKAHLAWSKGRAVRCVNLAEAARWSAPGTSRGVQGMAAQMAARGHALGGARAEADRLLDEAQSLVNEAAGRPEDEPVWMYFYDETWFTMQRGMAALHLRDWQTAVDQLTIGLGAMPDVYRRDKTWFRSCLAHALAGADEPARALSVALPTVKDAAAVGRPHSWNELHTATAVLLRRGAKEGHQLVAALKDND; this is encoded by the coding sequence ATGGAGGAAACGCCCGGGCCTCTGTGGTCCCACCCGCAGTTAGCAACGGCGATTGCCAGTGAGGACTGGGGCGCCGTCTTCCGCACGTACCGCAAGCTCACCGGATTGAGCCAGACCAAGCTGGGTGAACGGACCGGCCTCGCCCAGTCCGACGTTTCCGATATCGAACGCGGCCGGCGACGAGTGACCTCCGCCGAGGTGCGGCAGCGGATCGTGGTCGGGCTCGGGCTACGGGACCGGTTCCAGGCTCTTGGTGCCGAGGCCGACAGCGGGAGCGGTCCAGTTCCCGGTCTGTCCCTGGGCAGCGCGCCAAACGAGGACCTGCTGGCCCGGGTAACGGGCGTGGTTGATGGAGACCAGCGGGTGGATGCTGCCACCCTCGACTGGCTCGACCGGCTGTTGGCCGAGCATCGCAGGGCCGAAGATCACATCGGCTCAAGGCCGTTGGTGGACGTGATGCACCAACAGCTACGCACCGTTGTGGAGTTGTACGCCGGAGCTCGGGGGCCTTTGACCGACCGGGTGGTCCGGCTGGCGGCGGAGCATGCACAGTTCCTTGCGTGGATGGCCCAGGATCAGGATGACCCGATCACGGCTCTGGCTTGGTACGACCGCTCCCACGAATGGGCGTTGGAAGCAGGAGACGCCAACATGGCGGCCACAACTCTCAACATGAAGGCGCACCTGGCGTGGTCCAAGGGTCGAGCTGTGCGTTGTGTGAACCTTGCGGAAGCCGCGCGGTGGTCGGCTCCTGGTACTTCTCGCGGCGTACAGGGGATGGCCGCGCAGATGGCTGCTCGTGGCCATGCGCTGGGCGGTGCGCGTGCTGAGGCGGACCGCCTCTTGGATGAGGCGCAGAGTCTCGTCAACGAAGCGGCCGGTCGTCCAGAGGATGAACCGGTCTGGATGTACTTCTACGACGAGACCTGGTTCACCATGCAGCGCGGCATGGCGGCACTGCATCTTCGTGACTGGCAGACCGCCGTTGATCAGTTGACGATCGGACTGGGAGCGATGCCAGACGTCTATCGGCGGGACAAGACGTGGTTCCGGTCCTGCCTTGCTCATGCTCTGGCAGGAGCGGACGAACCGGCTCGGGCGCTCTCCGTGGCCTTGCCAACCGTTAAAGACGCAGCCGCCGTCGGTCGCCCCCACTCGTGGAACGAATTGCATACGGCAACGGCTGTCCTGCTACGACGGGGCGCGAAGGAGGGACATCAGTTGGTAGCGGCCCTCAAAGACAACGACTGA